The nucleotide sequence GGTACGTCGAGCCGACCCTCTTCGGCGACGTCGACAACTCCATGCGCATCGCCCGCGAGGAGATCTTCGGCCCGGTGATCTGCCTCCTCCCGTACGGCGACGAGGCCGAGGCCGTACGCATCGCCAACGACTCCGACTACGGCCTCAGCGGCAGCGTCTGGACCGCAGACGACGAACACGGCATCGACATCGCCCGCCAGGTCCGCACCGGCACCTACTCCGTCAACACCTTCAGCCTCGACATGCTCGGCCCCTTCGGCGGCTACAAGAACTCCGGCCTGGGACGGGAGTTCGGCCCCGAGGGCTACGGCGAGTACCTGGAGCACAAGATGATCCATCTGCCGGCCGGGTACGAGCCGCCCACCGTCGTCACCGTTACCGTCGACGGAGAGGACTGACAGGGCATGGGTGACCGCTGGCACGTGGAGGTCGACCGTTCCCTCTGTATCGGCTCCGCCCAGTGCACCCACCTCGCCCCGGAAGCCTTCCGCCTCGACTCCGCCATGCAGTCCCACCCCGCCGCCCCCGACACCGATGCCAACGAACGCATCCTGAAGGCGGCGGAGGGCTGCCCGGTGGAGGCGATCACGATCGCCCTCCTGGGCAGCGGGGAGCCGGTGTTCCCGCCGGAGGACTAGGAGGCCTACGCTCTGCGGTCGGTACAGGAACGATCGGGAAGTCGGGGCGGGAAGCGTGCGGAAGTCCGAGGCCATGGAGCTGATCAAGCAGGCGTACGTGGCCTGGGACGCCGAGGAGTGGCAGCGCGCCGCCGACCTCTACGAACAGGTGCTCGCCCATTTCCCGGACGAGAAGCCGAGCGCGGAGTGGTGGTACGACGCCGCGCTCGGCCACAAGTTCCTGCGCAACTGGGACAAGGCGTACGAGCTCGGCATCCAGGCCGCCGCCCGCGCACCGCGCGGCGAGGGCGACCCCGCGTACTGGAACCTCGGCATCGCCGCCACGATCCGCCGCGACTGGGCCACCGCCCGCGACGCCTGGACCGGCTTCGGCATCCAGCTGCCCGACGGCGAGGGCGAGATCGACGGCCGCTTCGGCCAGGCCTGCGTGCGCCTCGACACCGATGGCGCACGTGAGGTGGTGTGGATCGACCGGCTGTGCCCGACGCGCGGGCGCGTGATGAACGTGCCCGTGACCGGCGGCCGCCGCTACGGCGAGATCGTCCTCCACGACGGCCAGCCCAACGGCGAACGCGTCGTCGACGGCGCGACCTACCCCGTCTTCGACGAACTGCTCCTCTTCGAACCGTCCGACCTGCCCACGTTCCAGGTGACGGTCGCGGTCGGCGACCCCGCCGACCTGGAAGCCCTCACCACCCTCTTCGCCGACCACGACTTCGCGGCGGAACCCGCCGGCAGCCTGACGACGCACTGCGCCTGCTGCAGCGAGGGCACCCTCCACAAGGAGCCCCGGCCGGCGCTCGCGGGCGCCCAGCGCGTGTCCCTGGCGGCCCCGGAGGACGAGGCTCGCGGGCTGCTCGACCGGTGGGCGGGCGAGAAGGCGATCGGGCGGAGCTGGAGCGGTCTGGAAGCCGCGGGTTAGCGCGTTCCGTCATTGTCGGAATTGCTCGAAAAAATCCCCTTGAGGGGGTTGTATTCCCGCGTGGGTGTTCTATCGTAGAAATCAGCCTACGAGACGAGTGAGGGAGCCGACCGCAGTAGCCGACAGTGGCGCGAGGTAGCAGATCCGCCGATGCCGACGTCGACGGTCGGGCTGAGAGGCCGGAAGGTCGCAGGACAGGGCCTGACGGTGACCCTCGGCACCTGAGCCGGACAAGCAGTACCGGCGCAGGGAACCCGTCTCGTAGGTCTTTTTTATGCCCGCGTCCGCTGCTCCGGGGCCGTCAGGTCGATCAGGCGGCACACCGTCTCGATGTCGATCTTCACCTGGGCGATCGAGGCGCGGCCGGAGAGCCAGGTGATGAGGGCCGAGTGCCAGGTGTGTTCGATGACACGGACCGCCGACAGCTGCTCCGCGCTCGGGTTCTCCAGGCCCATGGCGTCCAGGATGATCGCGGTCGTCTGGTGCGAGACCTGGTCGACCTCGGGGCTGACGCTGCGGTCGGCGAAGGTGAGCGCGCGGACCATGGCGTCGGCGAGGTGGGGCTCGCGCTGGAGGGCGCGGAAGGCGCGCATCAGGGTCTCGGCGACGCGCTCGGCCGCCGTCGTGCCGCTCGGGGGCTTCTTGCGGAGCGTGCCGTGCATGTGCTCCAGCTGGTCCTGCATGGTGGCGACCAGCAGATGAATCTTGGAGGGGAAGTAGCGGTAGAGCGTGCCGAGGGCGACCTGCGAGGACTCGGCGACCTCACGCATCTGCACGGCGTCGAAACCGCCCCGGCTGGCCAGCTGGGCGCTCGCGTGCAGGATGCGGCGCCGACGGGCCTCCTGTCGCTCCGTGAGGGGCGGTGAGTCCGGTCGCCCCGCGACGGCTTCCACCTTGACTTCCGCAGGCATGGGTCTCGTTCCGTGACAGTCGTGACGGTCGGTGAGGGTATGAGATCAAATAGCATGCCAGGGCGCGGGCCGTGGCGTGAATCACCCGATCCACCCCTCACAGCGGTTCTACCAGCCGGTAGATTCAGAGCCTCTTGAACGATCAACTCTGAAACTTGTTCTAGATTACCGTCTCGTCGTAATCTCACGGGAAATCGCAGTGAGAAGGGGGCCAGGAGTGACCGCTGAGGCCAGTCAGGCGGGGTCTCGGCATGACCTCGCTGCGGACGGCGAGCGACCGCTCAACATCGCGCTCCTCACCTATAAGGGGAACCCGTTCTGCGGGGGGCAGGGCGTCTACGTACGGCACATCTCGCGAGAGCTGGCACGCCTCGGCCACCGGGTCGAGGTGATCGGTTCCCAGCCGTACCCCGTGCTCGACGAGGACACCGTGCCCGCCGACGGTCCGGGCGGGATCTCCCTCACCGAGCTGCCCAGCCTCGACCTCTACCGGCAGCCCGACCCCTTCCGCACCCCGAAGCGGGACGAGTACCGCGACTGGGTCGACGCCCTCGAAGTGGCGACGATGTGGACCGGCGGGTTCCCGGAGCCGTTGACCTTCTCGCTCCGCGCCCGCCGTCATCTGCGCGCCCGGCGCGGCGAGTTCGATGTCGTCCACGACAACCAGACGCTCGGGTACGGGCTGTTGGGCGATGTGGGCGCGCCCCTCGTCACCACCATCCACCACCCCATCACCGTGGACCGGCAGTTGGAGCTGGACGCGGCCGAGGGGTGGCAGCGGCGGATGTCCGTGCGCCGCTGGTACGCGTTCACGCGCATGCAGAAGCGGGTCGCACGGCGGCTGCCGTCAGTGCTCACCGTCTCCGGCACCTCCCGCCAGGAGATCGTCGACCACCTCGGCGTACGAGACGACCGTATGCACGTCGTGCACATCGGCGCCGACACCGACCTCTTCTCGCCGAATCCGGCCGTGCCACAGGTACCGGGCCGGATCGTCACCACCTCAAGCGCGGACGTGCCGCTGAAGGGGCTCGTCTTCCTCGTCGAGGCGCTCGCCAAGGTGCGCGCCGAGCACCCCGCCGCCCATCTGGTCGTCGTCGGCAAGCGGCCCGCCGAGGGCCCGGTCGCCCAGGCCGTCGAGCGGTACGGCCTCGAAGGCGCCGTCGAGTTCGTCAAGGGCATATCGGACGCCGAGCTGGTCGACCTGGTCCGCTCGGCCGAGGTGGCCTGTGTCCCCTCGCTGTACGAGGGGTTCTCGCTGCCCGCCGCCGAGGCCATGGCCACCGGTACGCCGCTGGTCGCCACCACCGGCGGGGCCATACCGGAGGTCGCCGGACCCGACGGCGAGACCTGCCTCGCGGTGCCCCCGGGCGACCCGGGCGCCCTGGCCGCCGGACTGAGCCGGCTCCTCGGCGACCCGGAACTCCGGCGGCGGCTCGGCCGCGCGGGACGCGAGCGGGTCCTCACCCGGTTCACCTGGGCCCGCGCCGCCGAGGGCACGGTCGCCCACTACCGCGAGGTGATCGCCCGCGCCGAGGGCCGTCCGGCGGGGGCCGCCGCGAGCGCCGTACCGGCGGCGGACCACACCGTCGAAGCCGCCGAACTCGTCGAAACCCACGAGGCTGTCGAAGCCCACAAGGCTGTCGAAGTCGTCGACGAAGCAGTCGAGACCAACCGCGAAAGCGCCAACCGCGAAAGCAGGGCCACGTGCTGACCGTCGATTTCTCCCGGTTCCCGCTCGCTCCGGGGGACCGGGTCCTGGATCTCGGCTGTGGAGCGGGCCGGCACGCCTTCGAGTGCTACCGGCGCGGCGCCCAGGTCGTGGCCCTCGACCAGAACGCCGAGGACATCCGCGAGGTCGCCAAGTGGTTCGCGGCGATGAAGGAGGCCGGGGAGGCCCCGGAAGGCGCCACCGCCACCGCCATGGAGGGCGACGCCCTCGCGCTGCCCTTCCCCGACGAGTCCTTCGACGTCGTCATCATCTCCGAGGTGATGGAGCACATCCCCGACGACAAGGGCGTACTCGCCGAGATGGTCCGGGTGCTGCGGCCCGGCGGCCGCATAGCCATCACCGTCCCGCGCTACGGCCCCGAGAAGGTCTGCTGGGCGCTCTCCGACGCCTACCACGAGGTCGAGGGCGGCCACATCCGCATCTACAAGGCGGACGAACTCCTGGCCAAGATCCGTGAGGCGGGCCTCAAGCCGTACGGCACCCACCACGCGCACGCCCTGCACTCGCCGTACTGGTGGCTGAAGTGCGCGTTCGGCGTCGACAACGACAAGGCGCTGCCCGTGCGGGCGTACCACAAGCTGCTGGTCTGGGACATCATGAAGAAGCCGCTGGCCACCCGGGTCGCCGAGGAGGCGCTGAACCCGCTCATCGGCAAGAGCTTCGTGGCGTACGCGACCAAGCCGCACCTTCCCCGGATCCCGGAGGAAGCCGGGATCCCAGAGGAAGCCGGAGCGTCCGAGAAGGCCGGGCCGTCCGAGAAGGCCGGGCCGTTCGAGGAAGCCGGAACCAAGGCCGGGGCGGACGCCAAGTGACGACGCCCCGGACAGAACACCTGGTCCTGCCCGGGGTCCTCACCGCAGAGGAGGCCGCCGCCACCGTGCGCGGCATCCTCGCGGTGCAGCGCGCGGACGGTGCCATCCCCTGGTTCCGCGGGCACCACCTCGACCCGTGGGACCACACCGAGGCGGCCATGGCCCTGGACGCGGCCGGCGAGCACGAGGCCGCCGAGCGCGCCTACGAATGGCTGCGCCGGCACCAGAACGGCGACGGCTCCTGGTACGCCGCGTACGCCGACGGGGACGCCGACGACGTCACCGACCGAGGCCGCGAGACCAACTTCGTCGCGTACATAGCCGTCGGCGTCTGGCACCACTACCTGGCCACCGGCGACGACACCTTCCTCGACCGCATGTGGCCCGCCGTCTACGCGGCGATCGAATGCGTCCTGCGGCTGCAGCAGCCCGGCGGCCAGATCGGCTGGAAGCGTGAGGACGACGGCACACCGGTGAACGACGCGCTGCTGACGGGCAGTTCGTCGGTCCATCACGCGCTGCGCTGCGCTCTCGCCATCGCGGAACAGCGCGAAGAGCCGCAGCCGGACTGGGAGTTGGCGGTCGGCGCGCTCCGGCACGCGATACGCCGGCATCCCGAGCGGTTCCTCGACAAGGACCGCTACTCGATGGACTGGTACTACCCCGTGCTCGGCGGCGCGCTCACCGGCATCGAGGCCAAGTCCCGTGTCGAGGAAGGCTGGGACCGTTTCGTCGTGCCCGGCTTCGGCGTCCGCTGCGTGGTCCCCAACCCGTG is from Streptomyces sp. NBC_01314 and encodes:
- a CDS encoding TetR family transcriptional regulator encodes the protein MPAEVKVEAVAGRPDSPPLTERQEARRRRILHASAQLASRGGFDAVQMREVAESSQVALGTLYRYFPSKIHLLVATMQDQLEHMHGTLRKKPPSGTTAAERVAETLMRAFRALQREPHLADAMVRALTFADRSVSPEVDQVSHQTTAIILDAMGLENPSAEQLSAVRVIEHTWHSALITWLSGRASIAQVKIDIETVCRLIDLTAPEQRTRA
- a CDS encoding ferredoxin yields the protein MGDRWHVEVDRSLCIGSAQCTHLAPEAFRLDSAMQSHPAAPDTDANERILKAAEGCPVEAITIALLGSGEPVFPPED
- a CDS encoding class I SAM-dependent methyltransferase, which translates into the protein MLTVDFSRFPLAPGDRVLDLGCGAGRHAFECYRRGAQVVALDQNAEDIREVAKWFAAMKEAGEAPEGATATAMEGDALALPFPDESFDVVIISEVMEHIPDDKGVLAEMVRVLRPGGRIAITVPRYGPEKVCWALSDAYHEVEGGHIRIYKADELLAKIREAGLKPYGTHHAHALHSPYWWLKCAFGVDNDKALPVRAYHKLLVWDIMKKPLATRVAEEALNPLIGKSFVAYATKPHLPRIPEEAGIPEEAGASEKAGPSEKAGPFEEAGTKAGADAK
- a CDS encoding glycosyltransferase family 4 protein: MTAEASQAGSRHDLAADGERPLNIALLTYKGNPFCGGQGVYVRHISRELARLGHRVEVIGSQPYPVLDEDTVPADGPGGISLTELPSLDLYRQPDPFRTPKRDEYRDWVDALEVATMWTGGFPEPLTFSLRARRHLRARRGEFDVVHDNQTLGYGLLGDVGAPLVTTIHHPITVDRQLELDAAEGWQRRMSVRRWYAFTRMQKRVARRLPSVLTVSGTSRQEIVDHLGVRDDRMHVVHIGADTDLFSPNPAVPQVPGRIVTTSSADVPLKGLVFLVEALAKVRAEHPAAHLVVVGKRPAEGPVAQAVERYGLEGAVEFVKGISDAELVDLVRSAEVACVPSLYEGFSLPAAEAMATGTPLVATTGGAIPEVAGPDGETCLAVPPGDPGALAAGLSRLLGDPELRRRLGRAGRERVLTRFTWARAAEGTVAHYREVIARAEGRPAGAAASAVPAADHTVEAAELVETHEAVEAHKAVEVVDEAVETNRESANRESRATC
- a CDS encoding tetratricopeptide repeat protein is translated as MRKSEAMELIKQAYVAWDAEEWQRAADLYEQVLAHFPDEKPSAEWWYDAALGHKFLRNWDKAYELGIQAAARAPRGEGDPAYWNLGIAATIRRDWATARDAWTGFGIQLPDGEGEIDGRFGQACVRLDTDGAREVVWIDRLCPTRGRVMNVPVTGGRRYGEIVLHDGQPNGERVVDGATYPVFDELLLFEPSDLPTFQVTVAVGDPADLEALTTLFADHDFAAEPAGSLTTHCACCSEGTLHKEPRPALAGAQRVSLAAPEDEARGLLDRWAGEKAIGRSWSGLEAAG
- a CDS encoding prenyltransferase, with the protein product MTTPRTEHLVLPGVLTAEEAAATVRGILAVQRADGAIPWFRGHHLDPWDHTEAAMALDAAGEHEAAERAYEWLRRHQNGDGSWYAAYADGDADDVTDRGRETNFVAYIAVGVWHHYLATGDDTFLDRMWPAVYAAIECVLRLQQPGGQIGWKREDDGTPVNDALLTGSSSVHHALRCALAIAEQREEPQPDWELAVGALRHAIRRHPERFLDKDRYSMDWYYPVLGGALTGIEAKSRVEEGWDRFVVPGFGVRCVVPNPWVTGGESAELALALWVMGESDRALDILQSIQHLRDADSGLYWTGYVYEDQAVWPEELTSWTAGSLLLAVAALGGDEATCAVFGGERLPRGLDDFDESECC